Below is a window of Diaminobutyricibacter sp. McL0608 DNA.
GGCCCGGCGAGGTTCACGCGCTGGTCGGGATGAACGGCGCGGGCAAGTCCACCCTGATGAAGGTACTGCTCGGGATGCTGCGGCCTGATGCGGGAACCGTGCGTATCGGCGGCCAGGACATCCGTCACGCCGGGCCCGACCTCTGGTCACGGGTCGGGGCGCTCGTCGAGACTCCGCTCGTCTATCCGGAATTCACTGTGACGGCATCCCTGCTGCTGAGCGCGACACTGCGTCGGGTCGCATCCGAGCGGCGGATGCGTATGGTCGCGGATGCGATCGTCGAGTTCCGTCTCGACGAGTTCTCGGCGAATCGCGCGCGGACACTCTCGACCGGAAACCGCCAGCGCCTGGGTCTGGCCTCCGCCCTCCAGCACCAGCCGGATTTCGTCGTGCTCGACGAGCCGACGAGCGCCCTGGACCCGGCCGGGACCCTTCTCCTGCGCGACGTCCTGCGCCGACGCGCGGCAGCTGGAGCCGCGATCCTGGTTTCCAGCCACCATCTCGACGAGGTCGCGAGGGTCGCAGACAGGATCACCGTGATGAACGCGGGGCGGCTGATCGGCGGCCTCGACCCCGGCGGCGTCGAGCTGGAGCGGGCGTTCTTCGCTCTCGTGCTCGACGACGACGAACACCACCACCCGACGGGAGCGTTGCGATGAGCGCCGGAGGACTGGGGGCTGCCGTCTCTGTCGAGGGACGCAAGCTGTTCGCCGCGCGCGTTCCGCTTGCGACCGCGATCCTGCTGGTCGTCGGCGTCACGGCGATCGGTCTGTCGACCACTGTGGCGGCCGAGACCGGTTCGCCGGGCGTGGTTGCGAAGCTCGGTCCGCTCGTGGCCGCAGGCGGGTGGCCCGGCTACGTGAACGCGGCGCTCCAGGTCACTGCGGCCGGAAGCGCGGGAGCCTGCGGGATCCTGCTGAGCTGGACGTTCGGCCGCGAGTTCAGCGAAGGCACCGTCACCGGGCTCTTCGCACTCCCGGTCTCGCGGGGCGCCATCGCAGCCTCGAAGCTGATCGTCTACCTCGCCTGGTCGGTCGTGGCCGCCGTCGCTGTGACGATCGCACTGTTCACGGTCGGCCTGCTCGCCGGCTTCGGCGTCCCTGAGCCGGCAGACCTGGGCGCTGCCGCGCGCCTTCCGGTTCTGGTGGTGCTGACATCGTCGGTCGTGGTCCCGGTGGCCTGGGTCGCCACCCTCAGCCGTGGCCTCCTCGGTGGGATCGCCGCGACGATCGCACTCGTCGTCAGCGCCCAGGTCCTCGTGTTCTCGGGTGCCGGGTCGTGGTATCCGCCGGCCGCCCCCGCGCTGTGGGCGCTGGACCCGACGGGCGCGAATACCGTCGCCGTCGCAGTGGCGTTCGCCGTACCGGTCGTGTTCACCGGCCTGACCCTCTTCGCCTGGCGACGCCTGCAGCTCGACCGGTAGCGCGCGGCCCAGCGGAAAGGCCCCGCCGAGCGTGACGCTTCCGGTCGAGAACGTCAGGCGTGCGGGGCACGCTCGACCGGAACGGTCACGCTGGCAGGGCCTCGCGCCGAAAACTCAGGATGCGGCGTGCACCTGCGCGTTCACGGCACCGACCAGCTGGTCGAGCATCTCCGAGGTGATCGGGCTGCCCGGGAAGGCCGCGACGCGGTTGAGCGGCATCGACTCGGCCATCCGCAGCATCGCGGGGTCGGCGAGCATGGCGCCCATCTCGCTGCCCGCGG
It encodes the following:
- a CDS encoding ABC transporter permease; this translates as MSAGGLGAAVSVEGRKLFAARVPLATAILLVVGVTAIGLSTTVAAETGSPGVVAKLGPLVAAGGWPGYVNAALQVTAAGSAGACGILLSWTFGREFSEGTVTGLFALPVSRGAIAASKLIVYLAWSVVAAVAVTIALFTVGLLAGFGVPEPADLGAAARLPVLVVLTSSVVVPVAWVATLSRGLLGGIAATIALVVSAQVLVFSGAGSWYPPAAPALWALDPTGANTVAVAVAFAVPVVFTGLTLFAWRRLQLDR